TACATGGAGAAGCTCGCCGTCGGGCCGGCGTACGCCGACGTGATCGACATCAACGCCGGGGTGGCCGACAACCTGCGCCGGATCGCCAAGGTCAAGGGCACCGACGTGTCCGAGGTGACGGTCTGTGTGCTGGACCGCAGCCGCCACGCCGACCTGGTCACCCAGATCCGGCGCACCGGGGCGGGCATCCGGTTCATCTCCGACGGGGACATCGCCGGCTCCATCGCGGCGGCGCGGGGCGAGTCGGACGTCGACGTGCTGATGGGCATCGGTGGCACCCCCGAGGGCATCATCTCCGCCTGCGCGCTGAAGTGCATGGGCGGGGCGATGCAGGCCAAGCTCTGGCCGCGCGACGACGAGGAGCGGGAGAAGGCGCTCGCCGCCGGGCACGACCTGGACCGGGTGCTGGGCACCGACGACCTGGTCACCGGGGACAACTGCTTCTTCGTGGCGACCGGTGTCACCTCCGGGGATCTGCTGCGCGGGGTGCGCTACCGGGCCGGCGGCGCGTACACCCAGTCGATCGTGATGCGGTCGAAGAGCGGCACCATCCGCGTGATCGACTCGTACCACCGGCTGGAGAAGCTGGCGCTCTACTCCGCGGTCGACTTCGACGGTCGTCCACTGGCCGAGCAGGAGTGAGCGTCACCGGCACGGCGACGCCGCAGACCTTGTCAGCCACCCGCCGGATCACCGGTGTCGCGCTGGCGTCGGTCTCCGGGCTCGCGGTGGCGGTGCAGTCTCGGATCAACGGCGAGCTGGGGGTACGCCTGGCCGACGGCTTCGCCGCCGCGGTGATCTCGTTCGGCGTCGGCCTGCTGGTGCTGCTGGTGCTGGTGCCCGCCACCCCCGGCGGGCGGCGGGGGCTGCGCGCGGTGCGGTCG
Above is a window of Micromonospora coriariae DNA encoding:
- the glpX gene encoding class II fructose-bisphosphatase; translation: MTNTRTRIPQDLDRNLALDLVRVTEAAAMAAGRWVGRGDKEGGDGAAVDAMRKLINSIQMRGVVVIGEGEKDNAPMLFNGEQVGDGTGPEVDVAVDPVDGTTLMSKGMPNALAVLAVSERGAMFDPSAVFYMEKLAVGPAYADVIDINAGVADNLRRIAKVKGTDVSEVTVCVLDRSRHADLVTQIRRTGAGIRFISDGDIAGSIAAARGESDVDVLMGIGGTPEGIISACALKCMGGAMQAKLWPRDDEEREKALAAGHDLDRVLGTDDLVTGDNCFFVATGVTSGDLLRGVRYRAGGAYTQSIVMRSKSGTIRVIDSYHRLEKLALYSAVDFDGRPLAEQE